In Mycobacterium sp. Aquia_216, a genomic segment contains:
- a CDS encoding NHL repeat-containing protein, with the protein MDDDWEFETPAKANPPQPPRSRPTLAIAGAAAVVIITILGLAGYFAFGRTSSGKAASTQTVTSSSPSPAAGPVVLPFTLADPEGVEVDRAGNVYVADSGGNRVLELQAGSTTPIELPFTGLNRPAGLATDTKGNLYVVDQKNRRVLELAAGAKTQIELPFTGLTEPHGVTADSVGDVYVADFKNNQVLELPVGTTVQVPVPFTELNQPYDLAVDSSDGIYVADAGNNRVQQLAAGTTTPVILPFTGLNFPNSVAVDRSNSVYVTDLNNNRVLRLTAGSNTVSLLPFGDLFAPYGIAVGPQDDVFVVDFHDRVLKLAAGYQPTELAH; encoded by the coding sequence ATGGACGACGATTGGGAATTCGAAACGCCGGCAAAGGCCAATCCGCCACAGCCGCCGCGATCCCGGCCCACTCTGGCGATTGCGGGTGCCGCGGCCGTCGTCATCATCACGATCCTCGGCCTGGCCGGATACTTCGCGTTCGGGCGGACATCGTCCGGCAAGGCGGCGTCCACGCAGACCGTGACGTCAAGCTCTCCGTCACCCGCTGCCGGCCCTGTCGTGCTGCCGTTCACCCTCGCGGATCCCGAAGGCGTGGAAGTGGACCGAGCCGGCAATGTCTACGTCGCCGACTCGGGCGGCAACCGCGTGCTCGAGCTGCAAGCCGGTTCCACTACCCCGATCGAGTTACCCTTCACCGGCCTGAACCGTCCGGCGGGTCTGGCCACGGACACCAAGGGCAATCTCTATGTCGTCGACCAGAAAAACAGGCGGGTGCTCGAACTTGCCGCCGGCGCCAAGACCCAAATCGAGCTCCCGTTCACGGGCCTGACAGAGCCCCATGGCGTGACCGCAGACAGCGTCGGCGATGTCTACGTCGCCGACTTCAAAAACAACCAGGTACTCGAACTGCCGGTCGGCACCACCGTTCAGGTTCCGGTGCCGTTCACCGAGCTCAACCAGCCGTACGATCTGGCGGTGGACAGCAGCGACGGCATCTACGTCGCCGACGCCGGCAACAATCGGGTCCAGCAGCTGGCCGCGGGCACGACCACCCCGGTCATCCTCCCGTTCACCGGCCTGAACTTTCCGAACAGCGTGGCGGTCGATCGGAGCAACAGCGTCTACGTCACCGACTTGAACAACAATCGGGTGCTCAGGCTGACGGCGGGCTCGAACACCGTGTCCTTGCTGCCTTTCGGCGATCTCTTCGCGCCCTATGGGATAGCGGTGGGACCTCAGGACGACGTGTTCGTGGTCGACTTCCACGACCGGGTGCTGAAGCTGGCGGCGGGATACCAGCCGACAGAGCTCGCACATTGA
- a CDS encoding gamma carbonic anhydrase family protein: MPLFAFEGRAPRIDPTAFVAPTATLIGDVTVEAGASVWFNAVLRGDYGPIVVREGANVQDGSVLHAPPGIPVDIGPGATVAHMCVIHGVHVGSEALIANHATVLDGAVIGARSLVAAHSLVTAGSQIPAGVLVVGAPAQIKGPIAGTGAEMWINLNPQAYRDLAQRHLAGLEPL, encoded by the coding sequence ATGCCACTGTTTGCTTTCGAGGGTCGGGCGCCACGGATCGATCCGACAGCTTTCGTGGCGCCGACCGCGACCCTGATCGGCGACGTCACGGTCGAGGCCGGGGCGTCGGTTTGGTTCAACGCCGTCCTACGCGGCGACTACGGGCCGATCGTCGTGCGGGAAGGCGCCAATGTTCAGGATGGATCGGTGCTGCACGCGCCACCGGGCATCCCCGTCGATATCGGACCGGGCGCGACGGTGGCCCACATGTGTGTCATCCACGGGGTTCACGTCGGTTCTGAGGCACTGATCGCCAACCACGCCACCGTTCTGGACGGCGCCGTGATCGGTGCGCGCAGCCTGGTTGCCGCGCATTCTTTGGTGACAGCGGGCAGTCAGATTCCGGCCGGGGTGCTCGTCGTCGGAGCCCCGGCGCAGATCAAGGGCCCGATCGCCGGAACCGGCGCCGAGATGTGGATCAACCTGAACCCGCAGGCCTATCGCGATCTGGCGCAGCGCCACCTCGCCGGGCTGGAGCCGCTCTAG